The following DNA comes from Microthrixaceae bacterium.
GCGCCTCGGAACTCCTCATGGATCCGGCGTTCACCATCGGGGCCAAGTGGTACACGGGCCTCGTGTCGAACCTGGGCGTGTTGGCGTGGACGGTGGCGGTGGTGGCGGCGTTCGCAGGTTCCTGGATCTGTGAACTCGGTGGCCGCCATAGTGCCGGACGGTTCCTGCGACGCGGCGGAGTCGTCGGGGCGGTGTTGTTGTTCGACGACCTGTTCATGCTGCACGCCGTGCTGTTGCCGTCAGAGTTTGCGATCCCGAAGCCGGTCGGTCAGGCCCTCATCGGGCTGGCGTTGCTGGGTTGGGCGTGGGCCGGGCGCACCGAAATTCGCCGTACGCACACGCACCTTCTGGTCGCTGCCGCTGCGGGCATGGCGATGAGCTACGCGGTCGATGCGATCTGGGCGCCCCTTCCGGGCGACGCGATGAACGTGGTCGAAGACGGCGCCAAATTCCTCGGCGTGTCGGCTTGGGCGACCTATTTCGTGGTGACCGCCCGCGACATCGCCAAGTCGGTGTTCGTGGACGCTCTGCTGACCTGGCCCGATGCGGCCTATGAGTCGGTCTACGAGCAGTTGCGCGACGAGGACAAGCCCGCCGTTACCGCCGATGCCGATGCCGGTGCCGACGCTGAGGACCCTGCCAAAAAGGCCGTTCTCCGATAACCAGTGGTCGTGATCACGACCACTGGTTATCGGAGAACGAGCCGGGTGGCTGACTCAGAACGAGTCGGGAGGCTGGCTCAGCAGGTTTCTGCAGGAGCCCCCAGCGGGGTGCCACACAAGATGTCGACGAAGTCGACCGTGGTGGTCTCTTCGAAGTTGCCTGAGAGTCCGTCGGGCGCTTCGGCGTCGGGGTTCCAGCTGTAGATGCCCCAGGTCGGAATGCCGGGTCGGGCGAAGAGGCCCTCGATCTGCACATCCGGGGTCCAGGTCTCGTCACCGAAAATGCCGAGCATCGGAACGTCCTTCGCTGCACGGATCGCGGCGGTCACGTTCTCCCGGGAGGAGTCGGTGACGTTGGCGTCGCGAAGCATCTTGATGGTCGCATACAACCCGATCCATGACTGCTGGGCAGACGTCTTGAGGGTGTCGGGTTGCAGGCGGTCGTCGCCAGAGGCCGCAAGATCGGCGCGAAGAACCTCGTAGACCGGCACGTCCATCGTGGCGGGCGGGAAGGCCCCGACGAAGACCATCTGTTCGGCGGTGTCGCCGAGGTCGGTGACGTTCTTGTGGGAGAACGTGCCGAGGCTGATGCCGAACTTGAGGTCGGTCGCCAACTGCTGGCCGGCCTTCACCAACTGCACCGCTTCCTGCTCGCCGGTTGCGATGACCACGCCTTCGGCGCCGGCATCGGAGGCCGACAGGATGTACTGGGTGTAGTCGGTGGTGCCGGAGGCGACCGGAGCATCCGAAACGAACTCCGCACCATCTGCGCCGTAGACCTGCTCGAACAGCGACTGCATGATCGCCGATTCCGACAGATCCGGGCGCAGGATGCCGATCTTGTTGATGCCCGACTCGACCAGACCCTTCGGCAGCAGGAACACCGCACCGGAACTCGACGCGTTCAGCGGGAAGGCCATGTCGTCGTCGTAGTTGCCGGGGGTGAGGTTGGTGGCGACACGTGGAATGCCGGCGCCGGACAAGACACCGGCGACCTCGGAGGCCCCGGCGGTCACCAGGTCGTTGACCACGACCTGAACGCCCTTGTCGTCGAGGTCGCGTGCACAGTTCACCGCGGCGTCGAGGTTCGCCTTGTCGTCGCAGGTGATGACCTGAATGCACGAGCCGTTGACACCGCCGCGCTTGTTGAACGCCTCACCAGCGGCTTCGAGCGCAACGGCGACGTCGCCGAGGGAGATGACCGGCGATTCGAACACCGTCTGGGTCCCGACGATAAGTGGGGGCTTGGATTCGTCGCACGCACCGTCGTCCCAGAGGCCGAGCGCGGCGTAGTCGAGGTCGGCGGGCGTGTCGGTGGAGCTGCCTCCGCCGGTGGTTCCCCCGGTGTCGTTGTCTGCGTTGTCATCGCCGCCACAGGCGCTCAGTATCAGCGATGCGGCCAGGCCGAGCGCGATTCCGCTTCGGAGTCGTCGTGTCATGCGAACCCTTCCTTCGTTGCGATCGGCCGGGGTCTCGACCGATCGTGTGACAAGTGTCGCACTAGGTCTACCGCATTTCGCGAGGCGGTGTTGGCGAAAACGTAATCCAGGTTCTCTTTTTTCGCGAAGACTACAATCATGCCGACGTTGCGGCAGGTGCGCCCATTACGCTGCAGCATAACTAAGTGAGCGTTTACCGCGTGGGGTGCGCGCGGCGGCCAGGCAACAGCGTGACGTTCGATCGTCGATCGGGACGCAAACAGGGGGAAAATGTGCGTTCGTTCCTACAGTTTCTGATCATCGGCCTGGGCTCGGGGGCGACCTACGCGCTCTTCGCTCAGGGCGCGGTGGTGATCTACCGAGGTTCGGGTCTGGTGAACTTCGCGCAGGGGGCGGTGGGCACCCTCGCCGCGTACGTCGCGTTCGTCGACCTTCAAGCCGAAAGCGCCTGGCCGGTGCTACCGGCGATCCTCGTCGCCATCGCCGTCGCCGGCCTGGTCTCGTTCGCATTTCACGCCATCGTCCTGCGGGCGCTACGTGATGCGGCGCCCATCGTGCGGGTGATCTCCACGATCGGCATGCTCGGACTGCTTCAAGCGATCGTCGCCAAGCGATACGGAAGCGGAAACCGGCCCGTCGAGGCGTTCCTTCCCCACGACGTGTTCCGGGTGGGCGACCTCGTCATCCAGGAAGAGCGCGTCTACATCGTCGCCATCACCATCGTCGTGACCTTCGGACTGTGGGCATGGACCCGCTACACCCGAACCGGCCTGGCGATCAGCGCAAGCGCCGAGAACGAACGACTCGTGCAGACCCTCGGCTGGTCCCCGGCGCGCCTCGGTGCGATCACCTGGACGATCGGCGGCATGGTCGGTGGGCTCGCAGCAGTGCTGGCCGCGCCGCTCACCGGGCTGTCGGCCATCACCTTCACCATCGTGGTCACCCTCGCCGGCCTCGGCGCCGCGCTGCTCGGCGGGTTCCACTCGTTCCCGCTCACGCTGGTCGGCGGGCTGGTCATCGGCGTCGGTGAGTCGATGGCCACGCTCTACGGCGCCGACATCAAGGACCTGTTGCACCAGGAAACGATCACCGGGCTGAACCGGCTCGCAGCGTTCATCGTCATCATCGGGGTCGTCGTG
Coding sequences within:
- a CDS encoding ABC transporter substrate-binding protein gives rise to the protein MTRRLRSGIALGLAASLILSACGGDDNADNDTGGTTGGGSSTDTPADLDYAALGLWDDGACDESKPPLIVGTQTVFESPVISLGDVAVALEAAGEAFNKRGGVNGSCIQVITCDDKANLDAAVNCARDLDDKGVQVVVNDLVTAGASEVAGVLSGAGIPRVATNLTPGNYDDDMAFPLNASSSGAVFLLPKGLVESGINKIGILRPDLSESAIMQSLFEQVYGADGAEFVSDAPVASGTTDYTQYILSASDAGAEGVVIATGEQEAVQLVKAGQQLATDLKFGISLGTFSHKNVTDLGDTAEQMVFVGAFPPATMDVPVYEVLRADLAASGDDRLQPDTLKTSAQQSWIGLYATIKMLRDANVTDSSRENVTAAIRAAKDVPMLGIFGDETWTPDVQIEGLFARPGIPTWGIYSWNPDAEAPDGLSGNFEETTTVDFVDILCGTPLGAPAETC